The Clostridium septicum genome contains a region encoding:
- a CDS encoding regulatory YrvL family protein, which translates to MKEIWNRHKEKLITFLLCGLLFVGVLSIIALLGGAIMKIFGFEYESIGSIILFFVIATIISYPFSLIAEVLPKVVLSFGKLPKQMAILFYIILDTFATFYGLRVVDYFMQSVSATDISIIIVSLILALFGINDVDKKTKGTD; encoded by the coding sequence TTGAAAGAGATTTGGAACAGACATAAAGAAAAGTTAATAACTTTTCTCTTATGTGGATTATTGTTTGTTGGCGTATTATCTATTATTGCCTTATTAGGTGGAGCGATAATGAAAATATTTGGGTTTGAATATGAGTCAATAGGGAGTATTATTCTGTTTTTTGTAATTGCAACAATTATTTCTTATCCTTTTAGTCTGATAGCTGAGGTATTGCCTAAAGTAGTTCTATCTTTTGGGAAATTGCCAAAACAAATGGCTATACTGTTTTATATTATCTTAGATACGTTTGCTACATTTTATGGTCTGCGTGTTGTCGATTATTTTATGCAGTCTGTTTCGGCAACAGATATTTCTATTATTATTGTATCTTTGATATTAGCTTTATTTGGAATAAATGATGTTGATAAAAAAACTAAAGGAACGGATTGA
- a CDS encoding sigma factor-like helix-turn-helix DNA-binding protein, with the protein MKEYIELGYGYNITENASKDYLELIKINKDSKVDIDHIRGIYRRDRYAFFKLINEILLRGGNFHLEKEQNILKNITIESNEFIFKSENEFRSLEINFEEYNFGDFLNKYKVDNDKFFNFMFIEAFKVIDRNVDIEKLKEEFIKVGFKIFKKETFERKYIDKVNKKWNTINEGQEDKETDNEYLIIEELNNIVTSIPEDIKYKEVKEIFFESNERMFIDYCMKNDILLINDLDGKSLYNFSKFKGIGKKKFDLVKEKLENIEEIILAIESKIGGKYDDGIETKYEKYLEEIKELNLLNEKIEDIFNQRTFLTYCYQNNKEKLKDILEEIETGFIRIPKMGATKCKRLFSELDGLIDDTKSLNNLLADFIIKINEYWFKKIKFKKIKDIALLLEIDLNLNGIGEKTFEEIQNTRLGDYSLDKEYKKEVVDVIWKINNLMDIDSIIETSVNSLKDDDKKILKQRYLLGNTLEEIGKEYNLTRERIRQKIIKANENLMRMYNNYDIISSLKLEFINSKFIGISEILNFVNEENRSGIKIFLELREDLIFKYMEILTLNDDGYIEELNNEIVEYLDEEFIIDDVIEGLNEIYEIVGFKDLEKYKIEKHLIKLGYRKYGKLYSKNTLSLQKGYEWIANRYIENSIRIDDEGLDLLKRKYIEIFEEDISDKSIRTVEARIMENPNMICIDKREYIHITKWNVHDETKQVADKVLEDTLKLVEITTAQDVIKYHESELSNVGIHNKYYFYSIIKYFFSDKYSTGKGNTMSITYNANKDIMSKSREDIVKEYISENGGAVLKNEVLSELRWELFKLEDTISKSNEIIKIGNYITLISNELLSENIKSKFKYMVSESLSKYGVVSTQLIYSKSMTDTELYTFFKYFHIKSGEGIAAIIKILDPYLKGHTNLLYYEDSQVRSPEDIVISKFREVHKKEEIKSLLKEFGYKEASIGNVFTKLIEEKEYYLISNVEIVYKDKLEEIEENVINNVYSLLDLEIGEKEYIVVNNISRLRRKLPRIDFTWEPELISSLVNGNKYKRVKRVYNDYVGGTDRVILVKDSSSIERFDELVKHIITNEYNGVKHIDHIHKFLLDQGVIYNNEKNRSLPYEILASELFEIDEMGRFKIKE; encoded by the coding sequence ATGAAAGAATATATTGAACTAGGGTATGGGTATAATATAACAGAGAATGCAAGTAAGGATTATTTAGAACTAATTAAAATTAATAAAGACAGTAAAGTAGATATAGATCACATTAGAGGTATTTACAGGCGTGATAGATATGCTTTTTTTAAGCTAATAAATGAAATACTTTTAAGAGGTGGAAATTTTCATTTAGAGAAAGAACAAAATATATTAAAAAATATTACTATTGAATCAAATGAATTCATTTTTAAAAGCGAAAATGAATTTAGATCATTAGAAATTAATTTTGAGGAATATAATTTTGGAGATTTTCTTAACAAGTATAAAGTAGATAACGATAAATTCTTTAACTTCATGTTTATCGAGGCCTTCAAAGTTATTGATAGAAATGTAGATATTGAAAAATTGAAAGAAGAATTTATTAAAGTTGGATTTAAAATATTTAAAAAAGAAACTTTTGAAAGAAAATATATTGACAAAGTAAATAAAAAATGGAATACGATAAATGAAGGGCAGGAGGATAAAGAAACAGATAATGAATATCTAATTATAGAAGAATTAAATAATATAGTTACTTCAATTCCAGAAGATATTAAGTATAAGGAAGTAAAGGAAATTTTTTTTGAATCAAATGAGAGAATGTTTATAGATTATTGCATGAAGAATGATATTCTACTAATTAATGATTTAGATGGGAAATCTCTTTACAATTTTTCGAAGTTTAAAGGTATAGGTAAAAAGAAGTTTGATTTAGTTAAAGAAAAATTAGAAAATATTGAAGAGATTATACTAGCAATTGAATCTAAAATAGGGGGAAAATATGATGATGGAATTGAAACAAAATATGAAAAATATTTAGAGGAAATTAAAGAGTTGAACCTATTAAATGAAAAGATTGAAGATATATTTAATCAAAGAACATTCTTGACTTATTGTTATCAGAATAATAAGGAGAAGTTAAAGGATATATTAGAAGAGATAGAGACTGGTTTTATAAGAATACCTAAGATGGGAGCTACAAAATGTAAAAGGTTATTTAGTGAATTAGATGGACTAATAGATGATACTAAATCACTAAATAACCTTTTAGCGGATTTTATCATTAAAATTAATGAATATTGGTTTAAAAAAATAAAATTTAAAAAGATTAAAGATATAGCATTATTGCTAGAGATAGATTTAAATTTAAATGGTATTGGAGAGAAAACGTTTGAAGAAATTCAAAATACAAGGTTAGGTGATTATAGCTTAGATAAAGAATATAAAAAAGAAGTTGTAGATGTTATATGGAAAATTAATAACTTAATGGATATAGATAGTATAATAGAGACTTCTGTTAATAGTCTTAAGGATGACGATAAAAAAATATTAAAACAAAGGTATTTATTAGGAAATACCCTTGAGGAAATAGGTAAGGAATATAATTTAACAAGGGAAAGAATAAGACAAAAAATCATTAAGGCAAATGAAAATTTAATGAGAATGTATAATAACTATGATATTATAAGTAGTCTTAAATTAGAGTTTATTAATTCTAAGTTTATTGGAATTAGCGAAATACTTAATTTTGTTAATGAAGAAAATAGATCCGGAATTAAAATTTTCTTAGAATTAAGGGAAGATTTAATTTTTAAATATATGGAAATACTCACTTTAAATGATGATGGATATATTGAAGAATTAAATAATGAGATCGTAGAGTATTTAGATGAAGAGTTTATTATAGACGATGTTATAGAGGGATTAAATGAGATATATGAAATAGTAGGTTTTAAGGATTTAGAAAAATACAAAATAGAAAAACACTTAATTAAATTAGGATATAGAAAGTATGGTAAATTATACTCTAAAAATACACTTTCCCTACAAAAAGGATATGAGTGGATTGCTAATAGATATATTGAAAATTCGATAAGAATAGATGATGAGGGATTAGATCTATTAAAGAGGAAATATATTGAGATTTTTGAAGAGGATATTTCAGATAAGAGTATAAGAACTGTTGAAGCTAGGATAATGGAAAATCCTAATATGATTTGTATAGATAAGAGAGAATATATTCATATAACAAAATGGAATGTTCACGATGAAACAAAGCAGGTAGCAGATAAGGTCTTGGAAGATACATTGAAATTGGTTGAAATTACTACAGCTCAAGATGTTATAAAATATCATGAAAGTGAATTATCTAATGTAGGTATCCACAACAAGTATTATTTTTACTCCATAATAAAATATTTCTTTAGTGATAAATATAGTACAGGTAAGGGAAATACTATGTCTATAACTTATAATGCTAACAAGGATATTATGAGTAAAAGTAGGGAAGATATTGTCAAAGAGTACATTAGTGAAAATGGTGGAGCAGTATTGAAAAATGAAGTTTTAAGTGAACTTAGATGGGAACTATTTAAGTTAGAAGATACCATTTCAAAAAGTAATGAAATTATTAAGATTGGAAATTATATTACATTAATATCAAATGAACTATTAAGTGAAAATATAAAATCAAAGTTTAAATATATGGTAAGTGAATCATTAAGTAAATATGGAGTTGTATCTACACAACTTATTTATTCTAAGTCTATGACTGATACAGAACTATATACTTTCTTTAAATACTTTCATATTAAATCTGGGGAAGGGATTGCGGCTATTATTAAAATTTTAGATCCGTATTTAAAAGGACATACTAATTTACTGTACTATGAGGATAGTCAGGTAAGGTCACCAGAGGATATTGTCATAAGTAAATTTAGAGAAGTCCATAAAAAAGAAGAAATAAAGAGCCTGTTAAAGGAATTTGGATACAAAGAAGCTAGTATTGGAAATGTATTTACTAAATTAATAGAAGAGAAAGAGTACTATTTAATATCAAATGTAGAGATTGTTTATAAAGATAAACTAGAAGAAATAGAGGAAAATGTAATTAATAATGTATATAGCTTATTGGATTTAGAAATAGGTGAAAAGGAATATATTGTGGTTAATAATATATCAAGATTAAGAAGAAAGTTACCTAGAATTGATTTTACTTGGGAGCCAGAGTTAATATCTAGCTTAGTGAATGGAAATAAGTATAAAAGAGTAAAAAGAGTTTACAATGATTATGTTGGAGGAACAGATAGAGTAATTTTAGTAAAAGATAGTTCTTCAATTGAAAGGTTTGATGAGTTGGTTAAACATATTATTACGAATGAATACAATGGAGTAAAACATATTGATCATATACATAAGTTCTTATTAGATCAAGGTGTAATATATAATAATGAAAAAAATAGATCGTTACCTTATGAAATATTAGCATCAGAATTATTTGAAATTGATGAAATGGGAAGATTTAAGATTAAGGAGTAG